From Chryseobacterium gallinarum, one genomic window encodes:
- a CDS encoding cation diffusion facilitator family transporter, protein MTTQNTHKDKIGFQRIIAAFGVILFIGKIIAWKLTNSDAVFSDAMESIVNVISAFMGLYSLHLAAKPKDEDHPYGHGKVEFVTSGIEGALIAIAGLMIIYEGVHSLIVGKTLSKLDIGIWIIAATAVINYLLGYISIKKGERENSLVLVSSGKHLQSDTITTLGVVASLIIVYFTKIFWLDSVVALAFGFYIISVGYKIVRKSLSGIMDEQDPEILHQIIKILEENRRTEWIDVHNMKIQQFGANLHIDAHITLPWYYSLRDAHNEMEKMILLLANNIKRNIEFNFHMDDCKPVSCTVCQIQNCPVREKDFIKRVEWTSENVTSVDKHCAE, encoded by the coding sequence ATGACCACACAAAATACCCATAAAGATAAAATAGGATTCCAAAGGATCATTGCTGCATTTGGAGTCATTCTTTTCATCGGGAAAATTATAGCCTGGAAACTTACCAATTCTGATGCCGTATTTTCTGATGCTATGGAAAGCATTGTGAATGTCATCAGTGCCTTTATGGGCCTCTACTCTCTTCATCTTGCCGCCAAGCCTAAGGATGAAGATCATCCTTATGGCCATGGGAAAGTAGAATTTGTCACTTCGGGAATTGAAGGAGCCCTAATTGCCATTGCCGGCCTTATGATTATTTATGAAGGAGTACATAGTCTTATTGTAGGGAAAACGCTCAGTAAGCTGGATATTGGAATCTGGATCATTGCAGCTACGGCAGTAATCAATTATCTGCTGGGATACATTTCTATCAAGAAAGGAGAAAGAGAAAATTCTCTGGTCTTGGTTTCTTCAGGGAAACATCTCCAGTCAGATACCATTACCACCCTTGGTGTTGTTGCCAGTTTGATCATAGTATATTTTACAAAAATTTTCTGGCTGGATTCAGTAGTAGCTTTGGCCTTCGGATTTTACATTATTAGTGTAGGATATAAAATTGTCCGTAAATCTTTAAGCGGAATTATGGACGAACAGGATCCTGAAATCCTGCACCAGATTATCAAAATCTTAGAAGAAAACAGAAGAACGGAATGGATCGATGTCCACAATATGAAAATCCAGCAATTCGGTGCTAATCTCCATATTGACGCCCATATTACTTTACCCTGGTATTACAGTCTTCGTGATGCCCACAATGAAATGGAAAAAATGATCCTTCTTTTAGCCAATAATATCAAGCGGAATATTGAATTTAATTTTCATATGGATGACTGTAAGCCCGTGTCGTGTACTGTTTGCCAGATCCAGAACTGCCCTGTCCGGGAAAAAGACTTTATTAAGCGGGTAGAATGGACTTCAGAAAATGTAACAAGTG